A region from the Cellvibrio sp. PSBB006 genome encodes:
- a CDS encoding nitrite/sulfite reductase gives MYIYDEYDHTILRQRVAQFRDQTERFLAGEIKPEEFLPLRLQNGLYVQRLAPMLRINVPYGMLNSAQLRRLAHIARHYDKGYCHVSTRQNIQFNWPDLTEVPDILQELAEVQMHGTQSSGNCIRNTTSDQFAGVAEDEVIDPRPYCEIIRQWSTFHPEFAFLPRKFKIAVTGSQQDRAAVQVHDIGLQIVLNDAGEVGFKVYVGGGLGRTPVIGSVIREYLPQEHLLTYLEAILRVYNLFGRRDNKYKARIKILVRALTPEVFTEKVEAEWAYLKGTSNTLTQAEIDRAKSFFTEPPYETIDDAAAQAEVAALAAEHLAFSKWLQRNVRGHRVPGYAAVTLSLKPTGVAPGDVTDSQLEIIANLADEFSFSEARTTHEQNIVLADVKKTDLFTLWHKAKVAGFATPNIGTITDIICCPGGDFCSLANAKSIPIAESIQRQFDDMDYVYDLGDIDLNISGCMNACGHHHVGHIGILGVDKKGEEFYQVQLGGSASNDASLGDVLGPSFSAGDMPSVIQKLVDVFVENRTEEELFIDTYRRIGATPFKERVYAKAS, from the coding sequence ATGTACATTTACGACGAGTACGACCACACCATTCTGCGCCAGCGTGTCGCCCAATTCCGCGACCAGACTGAGCGCTTCCTGGCTGGCGAGATAAAACCGGAAGAGTTTTTACCGCTGCGCCTGCAAAATGGCCTTTATGTCCAGCGCTTGGCGCCGATGCTGCGGATCAACGTCCCCTATGGGATGCTGAACAGTGCCCAATTGCGCCGTCTGGCCCATATTGCCCGTCACTATGACAAAGGTTACTGCCATGTCAGTACCCGTCAGAATATTCAATTTAACTGGCCTGACCTGACTGAAGTCCCGGATATTCTGCAGGAACTAGCAGAAGTCCAGATGCACGGCACCCAATCCAGCGGCAACTGCATCCGCAATACCACCTCAGACCAGTTTGCCGGTGTTGCCGAAGATGAAGTTATAGATCCGCGTCCTTATTGCGAGATCATTCGTCAGTGGTCCACCTTTCACCCGGAGTTCGCTTTCCTGCCGCGCAAATTCAAGATCGCCGTAACCGGCTCGCAACAGGATCGCGCTGCGGTACAAGTTCATGACATCGGTTTGCAGATCGTGCTTAACGATGCGGGCGAAGTAGGCTTTAAAGTTTATGTTGGCGGCGGCCTGGGCCGCACACCGGTCATCGGCAGTGTGATCCGCGAGTATCTGCCGCAGGAACACCTGTTGACCTATCTCGAAGCCATCCTGCGGGTGTATAACCTGTTCGGCCGGCGCGATAACAAATACAAAGCCCGTATCAAGATTCTGGTTCGCGCACTGACCCCCGAAGTGTTCACTGAGAAAGTGGAAGCCGAATGGGCATATTTGAAAGGCACCAGTAACACCTTGACCCAGGCAGAAATTGACCGGGCCAAAAGCTTCTTTACTGAGCCACCTTACGAAACCATCGATGACGCAGCAGCACAGGCCGAAGTTGCCGCTTTAGCTGCCGAGCACCTGGCATTCAGCAAATGGTTACAACGCAACGTACGCGGCCATCGGGTACCGGGTTACGCAGCAGTAACCTTGTCCCTGAAACCTACCGGCGTTGCCCCCGGCGATGTCACCGACAGCCAGCTGGAGATTATTGCCAATCTCGCCGATGAATTCAGCTTCAGCGAAGCGCGCACCACCCACGAGCAAAACATTGTGCTGGCGGATGTGAAGAAAACCGACTTGTTCACGCTGTGGCACAAAGCCAAAGTTGCCGGTTTTGCAACGCCGAATATCGGCACCATTACCGATATTATTTGCTGCCCCGGCGGTGATTTCTGTTCTCTGGCGAATGCCAAATCCATTCCGATTGCCGAATCCATTCAACGTCAATTTGACGATATGGATTACGTCTACGATCTGGGCGATATTGACCTGAACATCTCCGGCTGTATGAATGCTTGCGGCCACCACCATGTGGGTCATATCGGCATCCTCGGTGTCGATAAAAAAGGCGAAGAGTTTTACCAGGTCCAGCTGGGCGGTAGCGCCAGTAACGACGCATCCCTCGGCGATGTACTCGGCCCGTCTTTCAGCGCCGGGGATATGCCGTCTGTTATTCAGAAGTTGGTCGACGTATTCGTCGAAAATCGGACGGAAGAAGAATTGTTTATCGATACCTACCGCCGCATCGGTGCAACTCCCTTTAAGGAGCGTGTTTATGCCAAAGCTAGTTAA
- a CDS encoding DUF934 domain-containing protein, with protein sequence MPKLVKDGVIVEDTWTLLSKPEGDAANFAVPAGQVIVPLSVWLAQKSELKSRTDIGVWLDSDETADLLGEDAQPLPLVAVNFPTFMDGRAFSTARLLRERFGFTGELRAVGNFIRDQLCYLRRCGVNAFAFSNPESDLQAALKSLDDFTEYYQASVDQPLPLFRRRA encoded by the coding sequence ATGCCAAAGCTAGTTAAAGACGGCGTGATTGTCGAAGATACCTGGACACTCCTGTCCAAGCCGGAAGGTGATGCTGCTAACTTTGCCGTACCCGCAGGTCAAGTGATCGTGCCTCTGTCAGTATGGCTTGCGCAAAAATCAGAACTTAAAAGTCGCACAGATATCGGCGTGTGGCTTGATAGTGATGAGACAGCAGATTTACTCGGCGAAGACGCACAACCATTGCCGTTGGTTGCGGTGAATTTCCCGACATTTATGGATGGTCGCGCATTCTCTACCGCGCGCTTGCTGCGTGAGCGTTTTGGGTTTACCGGCGAATTGCGTGCGGTGGGTAATTTTATTCGCGACCAGCTTTGCTATTTGCGCCGTTGTGGTGTTAATGCGTTTGCGTTTAGCAATCCAGAATCCGATCTGCAGGCCGCTTTGAAATCGCTCGATGATTTCACTGAATATTATCAAGCGTCCGTAGACCAACCTTTGCCTTTATTCCGTCGTAGGGCTTGA